The sequence AATAGCGTCAAGGTGTGATAGCCCGGCGGGAACAAGTTAAATAAACAGTTTCACTTTTGAGCTCCCCCTCTGCTTTTTCGCCCCGGCTCTCTCGTTCCAGCTCCCTTCCCCTCTGGAAGGAGCCCAACACCTTCTGCAGGCTTCAAAAGCTCGCTGGGTGATATTTCGGCATGTCTTCACCTGCTGCTGACAGCAGCCGCAGCCAGGGGTGGGAACAGCTGCTCTGTGGTGAGGTGCTGTCCCCATTGCACAACCCAATGTGCTTCCCACAGCTGGGAATTGCATGGCtgacagggaggagagggggaccACGGTCCCAGTCCTGCACCGTGCTTGCCCCGAGGGGTCTGGGGAGGGTATGAGGGGACGCAGGGAGGGTATGGggggatgcagatgggatggGTGCACTTGCTGGGTGTTCCCTGCTAAGGTGGGAGAAGCAGGCAGGCATAAAGAAAGGCTGCGCTCGCTCCTGGTCCTGGGCTGGTGGGACCAGATGGCTGCTAGCCACAGCCCACTGTGAAATGGCCTGTTTGGGGCTGGGAAATGGCAGGGCAGAGGCATCCGAGAGCAGGTGAGGGTGATGTGCGTTGGGTCTGGGaggctgggggcagtggggtctGGGATGGGTCTGGGGGCTCCCGCTGGGAACAGATGCATTGCGCAGACACACGACACAAACCCAAGCACCACTCACACCAGCAGCTGGATTTCCTCTCGCCAAAAGGCAGTTTAATGTGGAGGCCATTCATGTGTTCCCCAGGGGGAGAGGCAAAGGGAACCGTCCTTCCAACCTAGAGAGAGGCGATCTCACGGTGCCAGCCCCGGCGCCAAGCATGGGCTAGTCCTTCTCTTCGCCATGCGTAATGACATGGACAAGGTTTTTGTAATCCAGGTTGCCAGACATGTCTGGGGGGAAGGCTGCAAACATCTGATCGATCTGCCGGGAAAGAGCCAGGGTGAAAAGGCAGCACAGAAGGGGTTtgtggctggggctgggaggaggggtGGGGTTTCTGTTGGGATGGAGGGCACGGGAGGCTGGCAGAGGGTGGGAAGGAGCTCGTACCTCTTCCTGGGAAAACCTCTCGCCCTGCGTCATCAGCATTTCTTTGATGCTGCAAACAAGAGAGCGTGGtaagcactgggggggggctcggTGGGGATGCCCACCTTCCCACCCCGAGCACCCCTGCACTCACTAGGCGGATTTCAGGCCTTTTCCCTCTGGATCGAACACCTTGAATGCATTCAGGATCGTCTCCTCCGGGTCAGCACCTGCAGATGACACAGCCACGGCCGTCGGAGGAGGAagccagctgcagcctcctgcttCCCCCAGCCTTTGGGGGGAAGATGGGGGGTGCACTGGGAAGCGGGGAGCCCATGGGAACGCCAACCCTGCAGCTGGGACCTCAAGCACAGGTGGTAGCATGTAGAGGAGCAGATGTAGGGTTGTGGTGTGCCGACAAAGCAGGTGGTGTCGCCACCACCATGGCATCCGGCGTCTATCTAATCTTTTGGGTATATTTAtagagctccaggcacaggcCCTTGGGGCCGCGTAGCCTCCTGGAGGTCTGCAGGGAGGCTGCATGCCTTGGGTTGCGTCAGTGCTACAGGGTGCAGCCGGATGGGGCTGTTGGGTCAAAGTCACTCTGTAACCACTCACCTGGAAGGGTGACGGAGACCCCAGGAGTTGAGTGGCTTCCCCAGGTGGGACAGGATATTGGTGGTGGTGTGGGTGCCCACAAACACCCGCCCCCCCAATCTCCCCAGGTGACCTCTCACCCTTGAGTTTCTCCCCAAACATGGTGAGGAACACTGTGAAGTTGATTGGGCCGGGTGCCTCCTTTATCATCTCATCGATCTCCTCGTTTTTCACATTCAGGCGCCCTAGGAGAGAGCAACGTTTGGTGAATCGTTTGCCCATGTCCGGCTGCAAATGTGTGCAGACCTCTGGGCTCTGCTCTATGTGCCAGCGGCTAAAAGACACACCAGGGGGGCCTTCCCATGGAGGTTTTTTTCCACCCAAGGGAAGCAGCACAGTCCTGGGGAGGCACTTCTGACAAGGAACGGCCGTAGCAGAAGTGAGGAAGGGAGAATCATGTGCTAGCAGAGGACAGGTGAGCTGGACATCTCCAGCTCTAGTTTCTCGGGCTCCAGGATCACAGAAGAGAGGGCTGCAAAGGGCTGAGCTGCACTGCTTCCTTCCCTTGCCACACTGCCCCATGGATCAGGCAGCTTCAGCCCTCCTTGGAAGATGTTTTGGGCCAAAACCATGAGTGCTCTGGTCCCCCCAAGTCCCCAGTGTCAGAAGTGAACAGGACTGAATGCCTACATCCTTTTGCCTGAGGTTGGTTGTCTTTGGGACTTTCTGTCCCCGTTACTGGTTTGTGCTGGCCTCTGTGATGCGAGAGCCAAGCTCACAACTTCACAGCTTCCCACAAATCCTGTAAATCCCCTTAATGCCCATAAACCCAGGGATGCCGTGGGATGGGCACAGCCAGGTGCTTCTTAGCACGTGAGGAGACAGGGAGCATTTGCCTGTCTATGATCCAGGAGCTGGCTTTTCTCTCGTACCTGCGGGATTAAACACCCACTGCTACAGCAGCAGCTCCGAGTCACCCTGCGTGGGATCTCACCGGCTAACAGAAGTGGTTTCAGATCAGGAGGTTTTCCGCAAAACAGGAGATCCGGTTAACCACTGGGGCTTGGCTAAGTGGAGGCTCACAGCTGGTTTCTCACTGAATAGGTCTAACGTTGTCAAAGttgttggggaggggagggtcCTAAAAGGGGGCTCACCAAGTGCAGCAAACGTGTCTCTCAGATCCGCCTTGTCGATGAAGCCATCCCGGTTCTGATCCATGATGGTGAATGCCTGGAAGcacaggaggagagcagggagctcAGGGATCGCTGTTGGCCTTTGCAAAGGCTTTAGTACCGTCCTCCCTTCGACTTGGGTGGGACAAGGGCACTTTGAGCCCTGCCTGGGATGGGGCTTCAGAGGCCCTCACCCAGTGAGGGAGCAACAACTCAATCCAGCAGCAATCCTGGCTCCTGTGCCCTTGGGCAGTGCAGGGTGACGGCTTCCTACGGCAGCCCAAGCCCTAATGCCCTACAGACCCTCTGCCTTGGACAAAGTCCTCTCACCAAGTGGGGAGGGCAGTCTGAGCCATCAGCTCCCCCAACTGGGACCAGTTATCCCTGTAACTGGGATCTACAAAGGACCGTGTGCCAGCCGTGCAGGGTGTAAGTCGTGAAGAGCTCCTGGCACAGCAggtgggagctggctgggagATGTTCTCCTGCTCTCCTGGATGCTGCCGGCTCCTCTGCGGGGTGCGGGCTCCTGGGAAGCTTCGAGGCAATGCCGTATTTACCAATGTCACCAAGTTCttatttgcacttttaaaataaaatgactcaAAACCGGGCAAGCTGCCTCTTGTTGCAAACCAGCTGTCACCGATCTGAAAGTGCTGAGGAAAGAGCTGAAGGTCACATCGCGTCAAGGACCCTCGGTCATTTCTACCAAACCCACCTACCTCTTTGAATTCCTGGATCTGGGCCTGCTCGAACATGGAGAAGACGTTGGAATTAGCACCTTCAATCCTCTTCTTGGCTTTCTTGGGTGCCTGCAGGGGTTCAAGTATGTATCACTAACTCACTGGCTTTTTATGGTGTGGAATAAAAGCATGAAACTACCCTATTCTTAGTTGTGAGTCCTTCAGGGTagctctgagctgctgctgctgccactgcactTGGGTGCTTGGTGGTTTTCCATTGCTCAGGAGCTCTGGGCACACACAACCCTCCAAGATACTGAGGGACGTTAAGATTCCTGCTTAAATTACAGCTTCGTCTTTGCTTTCGTGAGGAATTTAGGCAAATAGGTCTGAGGAAAGATGAGTTGGGAAATCAATTCCCCACCAAAGGCTACGGCAGGTAAAAGGATCGGCACTGGGGCGAGTGCTGCTGGGAGCGCTGCTGAGGTTGCACGCAAGGGCTATAGTTGGTAGGTGCTTCCTTGCCTTTCTGTGCCTCTCGCTAAGAACACAGCACTTATTAAGAAGTTTACTTATCTAAAAAAATCTTCGTCCTCCTGTACGGAGGCTTGAAACAAGCAGAAATGGCTTGATGCGTCTTTTGAACAGGAGCGGAGGACAGAGCCGCTCGCCCTCCCACCCTGCCCATTGTCCCTCGCTCCGGCCGCGCGCTCCGGCAGCCTTTCCCTCTGATCGGAGGGATCCAGGAGGAGGCAGAGTGGGAAGGTTTTGCGGGACACAACGGCCCTTCCTCTGGCTGCATgaagggagggaaagcagaaagaTAGCATTTGGACCCCAAAGTGGTCTGCGCCAGTTAGAAGATCTGCTGGCATGGGAGACGCCTCTCTGTTCGCCATGGGATGCTTTCAATGCAGCCAGATGCTCCCTGGCTTGCTCTCTCCCTTTCTGGGGCAGGAGGGATCCTTGGCTGTTGCATCCCTGTTGCCTCCATCACTCCCTGCCCGTTAAAGCTACCCTGGTGAAAAAGCTAACAGATTTTGCCTTTTCCCGCCGGAGGTTCGGGCTCTCGGTACTCACCATGGCTTCCCAGAGCTGCCGATGTCGCTGTGAGAGGTGTCTCGGAGGCAGTCCCTCGCTTCCCCTGGGCTGAAACAATAAATACATCCCACTCCGGGTTAAAAATAACCCCATGCCCACTTTTGGCAGTAATAGGTAAGTTAGCCGCCCCCAACCCTGTTGTCTCTGactttctctgtccctctctctctAATCTGGAATAGCAGCTTGTTGTTGTCACCGGCTGACGTGACATGTGAGACAGAGAGGGTTTCAAGGTTAATGAAGTGCCAGGAGGCCCCGCAGCTCCCACACTGGAGATGCTGACCCGCAGCGGGGACTGCACCGGAGCAATCCCACCTGCGTTTGTCACTCGGGCTGCGGCTgggcttttcccctcctctgggACATGCAGGGAGGTCTTGGCCCGGGGGAACCCCTGGCTACAGTCCCCCAAGCTTTGAGACATGGATGTTTCCCCCCGGTCCTGCCAGCTGTCTTTGGGAGCCTTCATGCCCCATCACAGCGCTGGCATGGCAAAGCCGGGTGTTGCTCGTCTGCTGGAGGTGCAGGAGCCCCGCTGCCCTGGGTGCAATGGGGTCCCATCGCTTGTGATGCTCGAAGAGCAGAAGGGGCTGCCGGCCACTATGTCTCTGGACAAAGGGGACCATCCTGCCACAGCGCCAGCTCAGATGCAGCACCCCATCCGAGAGCACCGGGATGAGGCCTGAGGTGGATGCTGAGCTCCCGCAAAGGCACGAAGGGCTTCTCTGTCATGTGTCACCCCCCACCGAGGCACCTGTCACTCAGTTAAGCCAAACACTTGCTCGCCCTGGTCCCGACAAGACGTGCACGATTAACTCTTCCCATCCCAGGCGCTGGCAGCCCCATCCTGCAGCATCCAAGAGTGGTGGCACTCACACTGCCGGCCACTGCGGTCACCAGCCCGGGCACGGCACGGCTGCCCTGGCCAGAAGGAGCCACTGAGtccgcaggcaggcaggcagcaaccCTGCAAAACCTCTGCCGGCATCTGAGACTTGTCCCCGGCACCCTCGTGGAGAAGAAACGCTGGCGATCAGGGCAGGGGGGGTTCTGTTTTGTCTTCAGTATTTTTAGCCTGTTCATTTtatctcccctccctctctccttgccCTGGCGGCATGGGTGTGCTGGGCTGGGAATGGTGTGGGGGGTCCAATGATGCCTGCCAGCCCCCCAGGCTCTGCCATCCCTGCACGGCTGTGGCCCAGTGGCTGGGGCGCAGGGGCCTGCTGGCATCGCTGCCCGCACCCCTGCCTGGCATTGTCCCCTCCGTGTGCCGAGGAGGCCATCGGGaagggctgggacagggctgggaacaAAGGCGGCGTGAAACAGGATCCCTGGAGCTCTGGGCTGTGCCCAGACGCTGCCCTCGTTCCCCCAGAGGACACAAATATCATGTTTAGTCCCTGGCACTCGCTGCTCAGTCGCACCTCGACGCCCGGCCGCCGTGGCCATGCCAGCGAGGATGGCATTGCACAGAGGGTTTAACTAGGCAGCAGGGAAACGGGTAGGGAAAAGTGCCTGGAGAGGAGAAAACTCCTGATCCAGGAATGACTGCCTCATCTGGACGGAGCTGCAGCTGAGGGAAGGGATTTCAGGATGGGTTTTGGGAGCAAAAGGGCAGGCGAGAGAGctggggggcagagctggggcgaGGACCAGCCCTGGGCACGCTGGCACAGCCGGGGATGAGGGGGATCAATCTCGGCATGGAcgctccctcctcctgccaagTTCAGCTGGATTCATCGGCCAGCCGAGCCCAATTACCTTAATTTGTGGCATTAAGGAAAAATCCATAAGCATCAGGGAAGTGATGTGTAGCGGTTTAACGGGACTGGTCGGCTGTGGAGCCGCTGGTGCCGCCTGGGCACTGGCTCCATATCCGTGCCAGGGCTTGGCTGGTGGCACGGGAGGCAGCCCTAGAGCCATGGAGATTTCCCAGaatttcttttttgggggggtgagcATCATTTTTGCCTGCCCAGCCTGGAAGAGACCAGATCTCGGCCTTTCCCCGCTGTTGCCCACGTTGTGGTTGGGGGCGTGATGGTGGCTGGGGGCTTCGAGGGGCCAGCTGGGCACGCAGGGGCTGAGCCGGGCACAGAAATGCTGGCCGGGGATGGGGTGCAGATGGCTGCCTGTGTTTCTGCCGTAATTTGTAA comes from Larus michahellis chromosome 13, bLarMic1.1, whole genome shotgun sequence and encodes:
- the MYL2 gene encoding myosin regulatory light chain 2, ventricular/cardiac muscle isoform codes for the protein MGLFLTRSGMYLLFQPRGSEGLPPRHLSQRHRQLWEAMAPKKAKKRIEGANSNVFSMFEQAQIQEFKEAFTIMDQNRDGFIDKADLRDTFAALGRLNVKNEEIDEMIKEAPGPINFTVFLTMFGEKLKGADPEETILNAFKVFDPEGKGLKSAYIKEMLMTQGERFSQEEIDQMFAAFPPDMSGNLDYKNLVHVITHGEEKD